gaaaagaaatattattgatagcaggaagacatggccacaaagaagattatcaaactggggcagaaaattttcttgaaataagATAGCCGCTTAGGGaagaggaagataacacaagtttcgaaggaagtaaaatccccagcagcatacgagaagggagatacaagttttaaagaaaagcaatcttggaagaagcaataTAACCCAAAGTTTTAAAAGTTGTGGCCTTTGAATCAgtgtcatccccaccattgttaaaaggaggaggataattccccaacagtgttatccccaacagttttcagaggaataaaacaccaattttgagggaagcagttgaaagaagatgattcaagttattgaagtcaggagcccgcttggagaatggaggtggtacattttaagaaattgttgaagtcaggagcccgcctggataatggaggctgaattattttgaagaagttattgaagtcagaagcccgcatAGAGAATGGAGGttattaaattttaagttggagtcaggagcccgcctgtagaatggaggttgttaaatcttaagttggagtcaggagcccgcctgtagaacggaggttgttatattttaagttgttgaagaagtcaggagcccgcctgtagaatggaggttgtaaattttaaattgttgaagaagtcaggagcccgcctggagaatggaggtgttaaaattttaagaaagttgttgaagtcaggagcccgcctggagaatggaggtgttacattttaagaaattattgaagtcaggagcccgcctgaagaatggaggtgttacattttaagaaattgttgaagtgaggagcccgcctggataatggaggtgttacattttaagaaattgttgatgttaggagcccgcttggagaatggaggctgaattattttgaagaagttgttgaagtcaggagcccgcttggagaatggaggttgttaaattttaagttggagtcaggagcccgcctgtagaacagaggttgttgtattttaagttgttgatgaattcaggagcccgcctggagaatggaggctgaaattttaagaagttgttgaagtcaggaacccgcctggagaatggaggctgaattattttgaagaagttgttgaagtcaagagcccgcctggagaatggaggctggtttattttcaaagttgttgatgaagtcaatAGCCCGCCTATAGATTGGAGGTTGTTGAAatttttaagttgaaaaagttaggagcccgcctgtagaacagaggttgttatatttttaaattgttgaaggagttaggagcccgcctgtagaatggaggttgttatatttttgaattactgttgaagttaggagcccgcctggaaaatgaaggttgtgtcatctttcaaaagtcaagttggagtcagcagcccgcctgcagaacaggggaatacatttcaaggtcaaatcagaagtcagtaatgcggagggttacaacaaaaatccccagcataacaagctttaatgtaggaagcagtgtccccagcagacagaacgaaatgataaaacttgtgttcaaaaaagcaaaaggccagtgtcatccccaacatttttcggaagaaaagcaccagaggaagcacaagccgacaagaaagcgagGCAACCAAAGCGAGTGGAAGATAGATAAGAGTTTGTAATTCATAGTTTAGTCTAACCTCTTGTTTTATTTTGAGCacagtgtaacaaggagatcggtaagcagtagtaacaacatgcagcagcagtaacaacaaaattgcagtcccatggtagtcccagctaccaaaatttcccgaactacattaacttgattcccttttagccagggatatgtaggaaacctttgaagcaaaggttcggttaaaccttttcaaaaaatgcttcacacagagtattccaacgggcaaaaatcgctcgtatccgctcactttatctttgcacgaaaactctttgtgttttcggacaaagaggggcagctgtgagcacatgatttttgcttcacgaaaactactccaaaagaaatcaaaaaataaaacaaaagtttcttggtgtacaatttttaggatttgcgtgacatttttggataattatttgtgtttttatctgtgaatgtttatcctgttttaattaattaaaatacaaaaacaaaaatatgttgcatgcatatttaggatttgattgtgcatttaggaactaatcgaaccataatttggttttaaaagaagaaaatcacaaaaatatgcatttagtctattttatgtcatttaaagtgtgccatcgtgtgattttattttaattaaatgttttaacttgtgtgctaattgttgttaaaagttaattaatattttgtagtttaatgttggttttacaatttatttttagaatttttgttaattattaattaaaagaagaaaatgaaaagagttgaaaatataAGGCAAATCGGATTTGGGCTAAAATTTTAGACCAAACATCAGGCCCAAACATTCAaaagacccggtccatttcagccAGTCCTGCAGAAGActcgaacgacgtcgtttctgagtctcaaatctgggccgttgatttgtttcaatcaaacggtccagttcagcccctgcataattgaaacgacaccgttttaggTGATcagatctgagccgttcatctatcttgatccaacggccttaAGGCCTCCTCTATACCCGACCCATTTTCACCAAAAGGTCGGCCCAATTTCGTATagagaccaaacgacgtcgtgccATTAAATGAAACGATCCAGATCGTCGATCGTGCTTGATCGAACGGCCAGGATCAAACAACCCCGcccctatataaactcaacctcctaccccagcccccctaaccaaacacccccctcgtCTTCCTGTTCATCGTCTCAACTCAGAGACTGAACCAAACACCCCTcaccgaaaccctagccgccatgacACCCCACTGCctaaaacccggcggcaacaacgctgCCGGTCACCAAATCAACACCATAAGACCATCAGACCACCCTCGTTCCAAATATGTTAACCATctagctcgaatcttcctgaaactcctcgaatcttcatttgaagattcgatccAAACATGAACATACCCCAATCCACTCCAAATTAATACCAGGCAACCCCTAGACCTCCCTCATACCATAAATGACTTTGGTTCCGTTCAAATCTGCCTAGAAACGTtcgaaccctaaatcgaaaaccaggaaccctagaaattccaaatcatggaatctgtccaaattaagtgaggatttggggtctaatcgaccttaatcgaagtgttgagaacacttcgactaatgtctgttcaacctcaaagtgtccgagtccgagttcgagcctgggtccgtatagttctgatgttctgaggtatttttctttttcccttgttCTGTGTTCATGTTTTTTTTATCTGTGtatctgtttagtttagtttttgttgatttttccaTTCTTTATCAATTCATCTTCTCATCTCCagtgacctttttatttggtcgatttttCTGTTTGTTGATTAATTGTACCTGTTATAAACTACACATTCGATTTGATTAATGTCGTCGAATAATTAGTTTCATAAGTCCCCTGTTTTGTCCAAAGCCATGAATCACCCTGTttgtatgtttgattctttttgttgttaccaattgtgtatgtataatcgattaataagttgcatcgattaattagtttcctgtTAGTCCCTGTTTCTGTCAATACCACTGAAATTACCCGTGAATTGCATGATTCTCTGTTTCTGATTGTTTAGTGTCAATTGTAATATGTAATCGATTAATTAAGCTTCGTTGATTAGGTCGTTCGTATAGTTTGAATCATTTGGCATTCTGTTATTTATAATTTTTCAATTGTTAGTTGTCTGATTAATTAAGATTCTGTTTGATTATAAGCATTGTTCTGAATCCCTGAAACtcttgtatttgatgtatttttctGTTTAGCTGGAATTGGTTTATAGCTGTAGTAATTTAGGTGATCATCTGGGAATTAGTTTAGTCAATGCTTAGCTTTCCTCCTTAGGTGAGTTGGTACAGCTGatgggcagtaatattaaggggtttcagagatgatttgggaatgaaacagttaggataatattttaatgttagtgttttgttagtgggatattagtgtctttaaattaatatgtaatggggaacaaaagggaatggggggggggtgaaaataaggaaaagttttccttagtggatTTTAAGTGAAAATTTTCAGATTTAGTGGGAGAAAGGGGGTCGGGCAGTAGGTTTAAAAGGTAAGGCAAGTCTGTATAAGAGGGGGGACATATTTTTCAGAGAGGGGAGAGGAATTTTAGAGAGTTTTTGGTTAGTTTTCAGTTCTGGGAGGAATTTTGAAGAGAGTTTGGAGGGATTTTTTgagagagtctaggctggattttgaATGCTAAGAGTTCAGTAGTTTGAGAGTAAAAACAGGCTGGATTTTTAAGACTAAGAATCCAGTATTAAGTGAAAGTGAGGTCTTTCTTTTACCATTgaaaattagtattagtatttGTTGCTGTTTAATTGAATTTCTGAGTTTCTTTATTTGAGAGTCTGAAGaacagaaatcagaaaatctACTGTTCTATCGCATTTCTGAATACATTCTGTTTCTGCATGTGATTGTTGGTGGTATTTCTGGTTTTCTTCCTGGGTTTCTGGTGTATCTGTGTTGCTGTTTGGTACTTCTGAAATTGCAACTTGTGGTCCTGAGTTTGCTGTTGGTTAAACAAAACTGTTCCATTGGTTGTTTGCTGGATTTCTGTGGGTTTTAATCTGTTTCTGGGTTGTTGTTGCTTTGTTGTCACCACTGCTGCTACTCACTCCTTTTTTCTATTCTTGTAttttcaataccaggtacacgctCGAATTCCTTGGTGTAACCTTGAATTGGAATGAAATGAAGTAGTATTTCCGGCCTATGTTCACGTGAATATTTGTAGTGATAGTCAGTCCAATGTTGTCATTTTCCGTTTGTTTGAATTATATTGAGTCAAGAACTGGTCAATTAGGATCGCCTTTATCATTTTGAACCATTTAGACTAGTAACAAACTATGGACTGTACTTGGTATAGTAGTTTATTTCCAGCTTTCCCGTTGTTTATATTCACagtgatgatagcaaataatagACTTCTGTAAACAAATAACTTTTGAGTGAACATAGTGATGCCTTAAACTTAGAAAGATAGGAATTTGAATGAACACTTGGGTGAGTGTTAGTGTTGGGAATAATCAGTTAGCCAATATTCATGTTTCTTTAAAAATCAGCAAATCTCGAATGTGTTAGCTTCATTTAGTTAATCCGGTTGCGCTTGATTTAATCCGATAAATAAGTGATggccttttcaagcatgtaattaactaggattattttcttttattttaaagaCAAACTTAAATAGAAAATATAGACACTTTAGgaatgtccttttaaaaataaaagaggcGTGCCTCGCCAAAATAAAACGTACAAGCGGCGAGGCCCTCTATTTTTAATAACTATCTAGCTTTAGGgagaggccgtttagcgaataTCCACGGCCTTCACCGAattaataacacgatagtctctttaggcgcatatttaataaaattactttcctaaattcgggtgcgcatttatgtgacccaaatcaaatctcaaCGACATTAAAAATATGTTAaaaactacgggtgcatttatgtaacgtggttcgagacgtactttaacgacgttgtaattctcttttaaaataataataataataataaaagcggctaaaagttaaaatttgcacaaaggttcaaaatgtattaaaatcagataaataagtcgaatatgacggttgagcgaccgtgctagaaccacggaacttgggaatgcctaacaccttctcccgggttaacagaattccttatccggatttctggtgcgcagactgttaaacagagtcattcttttcctcgattcgggattcaaccggtgacttgggacaccataaatctcctaagtggcgactctgattctttaataataatctcatttcaattgtcctttaattggaaaaactcccttgtacccctgcgggcgcaggtaaaaaggaggcgtgacaacATGTATTCTGACTTCTTATGTAGGGGTCTAATAGTAACTATTAATTCTTAATTAGTTTATTTTCTACTATATTCAGGTACTTTAATGTCTTTTGTACTTGTTACACTAAGGTTTTTCCATGGTGGAAAAATCTCCATGGATAAGTTACATTCCTTTTCAGTGGATGATTATGTTGGTCGGATGATTACTGATTGTGTTGATGTCGATGTTGATATGTTCTCGTATTTTGAATTTTTAAGTTATGTAAAAGAGTGTTGTTACAATAGTTCTTCTGTTGTTATTTTATGTTAGACCGCCTAATTGTCCTGGTTTGGTAGTAATTAAGGTTGATAGGGACCTTATGGGTATTTGTGAAGAGTTAAAAAGTGGGGATATTTTGGAGGTTTATGTAGATCACTTGGTTGAAGAAGCTGTAGTGGTCCCCCCTCTATTAGAATATGTCAGCCAAGTTGTGGATGATAGTAATGTTACTTTTGAGAAGGAATCTGGTCAAGATCTGGGGGGCTGTGAGGGTTTGGGAACTTCTGAAAAGGCATCCAATACTGCTGAAAATAGTGCCAATAATAGTGTGCCCACAGCTATTACTACTGATGATAGTTAAAACTCCTCATCTAAATCAAACTCATCTGAATCTAGTAGCAACACTGATAACAGCTCAGATTCAGACCATGAGGAGTTGTTTGAAGAAGGAGAAGCTGATTATGGCAATGATACACGTGAGGAATACAGGGCATTTAGGGCAGAAAGAAGGACTGTAGAGAGGAGGAAGAGGAAAGAAAGTGCTCCTGAACAATAACATGTTAAACTAAGTAAGAGAGGGCCAATTGTGGGGTATGATGAATATGAATCTAGGAAGAAGAATAGTTTAGAAGGTAAGATAGGTGGTGATGAGCCTTATTACCTCTCAGATGAAGCTGCTAGTTTTGAGACAGATCCAGATGATGTTGATGATGAAGGTGAAGGGGAGGTTCAACAGAAAGTTAAAGCTAGAAGAAGAAAGACTCAAAGAAGAGTAATATTGACAAGACTTGCAAGAAAATAATTTGGGAAACTAGACTTGCATTTGCAAGTGTGAGAGATttcagataagctgtaactaaaTATGTTGTTCAACAAAAGGTTTCTATAGAAAAGTATGTAAATGAACCTACAAGGGTGAGGGTTAAGTGCAAGAAAGCATCTTGTCCTTGGCTTCTAGTTGCTAGTTATGATTCTAGGACTAAGGATTTTGTAGTCAAGAACTACAATCCAGTTCACAAATGTGACCCTACTAACAGAAACAAGTTATGTAATTCAAAGTTCTTGGCTAAAAGGTTCAATGAGAGGATAAAAGAACAACCTAACATTAGAATATTCAAGTTTCAAGAGTTGATTAGAAAGAAATTGGGATTATATGTTGGGAGGACAGTTTGTAGGAGGGCAAAAAATATTGTGTTGAATGAGATAATGGGTGATCATAAACTGGAGTATGGCAGGATTTTAGATTATAGGGATGAGTTGTTTAGATTTAATCCAGGTAGTACATGTGTAGTGAAACTTAGTGAAGGAACTTTTGAAGGTGGGAAGAAAATGTTTGTTGGGTTCTACATTTGTTTTGATGCAATGAAGAAGTCATACTTAGCTGGTTGTAGGCCATGCATTGGATTGGATGGATGTTTTtttaaaaggggtatgtagaggcCAACTACTTGTAGCAGTTTGCAAAGATGAAAATAATCAGATGCTTCCACTTGCTTGGGCTGTTGTTGAGATTGAAAATATGCACACTTGGAGGTGGTTTGTCAACCTTTTAAAGAGTGATCTTCAGCTTGGAGATGGTACAAATCTGACCATAATAACAGACATGCAAAAGGTAATCACTTGTAGTTTGTTGTTATTTTTCTACTGTTGTTTCACTTAAAACTAACTACAATTGTTAATTTTCAAGGGGCTTGAGAATGCTATAGCAGACCTGCTTCCAAATTCTAAGCATAGGATGTGTGCAAGGCACATCCTAGCTAACTGGTCTAAGAAATGGAGGGGCATAGAGAGAAGGAACTACTTCTGGAGGTGTGCAAGGTCTACCTATGAGTGAGAGTTGAAGAAAAATCTGGATGACATGAAGAAATTGGGGACTAAGATAGTTGATGAACTGTTGTACTACAACATTGAAAGATGGAGTAAGGTGTATTTCAACACATTCTGCAAGTCTGATAGTGTTGACAATAATATGGCAGAATGTTTCAATGCTTGGATTTTGGCAGCAAGGCAGAAGACTATAGTGACAATGCTTGAAGAAATAAGGGTGAAGATGATGAACAGAATAGGTCAGCTCAGACGGTTTGGAAATACTTGGATTACTGATTTTTCACCAATGGCCATGAAAATCTTGGAAGAGAACATAGTAAGGTCAATGAAATGTAACATTTTCTGGAATGGTGAGTATGGATTTGAAGTGAAGCAAGGATCATGTGCAAGTGAAGTGAAGCATTTGGTGGACATCAACAGGTAAACATGCACCTGCAGAGCTTGGATATTAAACGACATACCATGTTCTCATGCAGTTGCTGCCCTGCATTATAAAAATCTGGAGCCTATGAACTATATTTCTCACTGGTACAGTAATGCAACTTACATGAAAACATACAGTTACTTTCTTCAACCTGTCTTGGGTATGAATATGTGGCCAGAGTCACAAAACCCAACTGTTATACCACCTCATGTCAAGAAGATGCCTGGAAGGCCAAAGAAGGTTAGAAGAAAAGAGCTTGGTGAAAATAAGACAGGAAAATTGTCCAATAGTGGAGTGGAAATGACATGTAGCAATTCTCATAACAAGGGTCATAACAAGAAGGGCTGTGCAAAGGCTGCTGGAAGTAATACTGCTGCAACTTCAGCAAGTTCTGTGCCTACAAGTGTTGGTAGTTCAAAGCCACCAAAGCAAAGTACTGGAAGAGGAAGGGGTAGGCCAAAAGGTTCTAAAGAAAAGGTGAAGTTCTTCCCTTTAATGTCTTCTTTGTCTTTTTTAAATATTAccagatttttaattttgattgtTTGATATAAGATGTTGGTACTAGCACTGATGTAAGAACACAATATAAGAAACCAAGGATGGTTGGGATGAGAGTTTTACACACTCAAAGTggcttcaaaattcaaaatataagTCTAACAAAAACTCTCATATTTAAGTGATTTCATTTGTCTGATTTTCTGTTGGGTTTTGGCAGCCTGGAATGTCATCTACAAACTTTAAGGATGTGAGGTCCTCGGCAGAAGTAACTGGAGATCTAGGCCATCAACCAACACGAGGTGTTAAATGGAAAGGTAAAGAAGCTATGATATCAAGGCAGCTTCAACAATTGAGAGGAAAGAAACTCATTCAAACAAGGTCTAGGGCTGCTAAGTTGAGCCAGGAAAGCACCACTGCAAATCAACCCAGCTGATGAAGCTATGATTTTGTTTGATGACTGTATTGCAATAGACTGCATTATGCAAAAAATGTTAAGCAGCTATAGACTGCAATTCTGTATTTTGATAAGGATTTGTAGGTAGTTATAGACTGCAATTTTGTTACATTTGGTGTTTGGTTTGCTGCTGCTACAATAACAACAAATAGCTATTTTGTTAACTCATTTTGTGACTTTTATGCAACAAATGCATATATGATGTTTTAGTGATCTATGAGTTGTACAAGTTGATAGTATGTGTGTTTGCCATGAAATGAAATACTTCAGTATGCAGTATGCAATTTATCTATGCAGTATGCAGTTTACTTTCTTCAGTATGCAGTATACAGTTACTTTCTTCAGTATGCAGTATGCAGTTTACTTCCCAATAGTTGATCTATGCAGTATACAGTTTATTTCCCAATAGTTGATCTATGCAGTATGCAGTTTACTTCCCAATGTAAAAACAACGCTTCTTTAGAAACAACAATTGATAAGCAAGAACTACAAATACATATTGAGATGAGAATACTACAAAATATTGAGATGACAAAACTACAAAAGGCTTACATTCAAATGAAAGTTCCATTGTAAACATACAAAATAAATCCTACAAGCAACAACTACATTCATATTGAGATGACAAAACTAGATTCATAATGGCAACCTCATTGCATCTTCTTTCAATGAGATTCCTGGATACCCACAACCAACAAGAATAATACAcatccccaatataatgaaacaaAGTACATTTTTCCTAGCCTTTGACTTAGCTAATTTACTCTTCcacttcttttccttctctttcatCTTCTCAATATCATCTTGCAATTTCACCAATTGAGCTTCAATCTTCTTCATCTTGTCCTCTTCTATGGTGTTTTCAACGTTTAAAGTTGTCCTCAGCTTGGCAAGATTTTCAAAGCCTTCTAATGCATTCTCAAGTTCACCCATTTTGTCAAGCAATTTTGGAATAACAAATTTGGACCTAGGATCAATTTCGGAATCCTTCCAAACCCCAAAATCACAAGATCGTGGACCCTAAGatgaataacaaaagaaaattaaTGAATGATAATTTTTCACAACTCAATTAGTGAAAGAATTTTTACTATCATTTATCCCATAGTATGGACAAACCCAATATCTTCTTCCTGGGTTCCGACGGATCCAAGCTGTTAACAAAGGCAGCACATAGCCATGGTTGCATCGAATTTCTCCACTTGACTCATTTTCTTCCTCTTCCGTGCAAAGCCTTGTCAAATTCAAGCCTTTTGAAGGCATTGCAACAACTACAACACAACAAGACAATATCAAGTCAGATAATTTGCATTTGCGTTCAATGATTGGATAATTGAATTTTAGGACAAAGGTATAACACTACTAAAAGAAAGAAATTAGGGTTCTTAAGAAGGAGAAATGTTAACATTTGCCTTCAAAGATTAAAACTCAAAAGGGCAATTTGAGGGATTTTCGGCAGAaattagaagaagaagaaattagggTTCTTCAACTGGGTTTGGTAAAATATTGGGGAAGAGGGGATTTTACCGTTGGTTGGGGTTATATTAACGTTAAAGAtttatttatttctatttttttttgggtATTTTCAACGATTAAAAGAGTAAGGACGCGCTCAATTCAGTTGTCAAACACGCGCGACTGGCCAGGCCTTAGGAGGGAGTAAGTAAATACAGTTCTTTAAACAATAGTGGGGTGTTAGGACACCCGTAAAATTTAGGTGTATAAATAACTTTCCAGGACAAATTGAATGGGGTCTTTATgcattttctcttagttttacAATCAAACTCCCCTATAATTTTGAACAACACATTCTTTCCCCTTCCTAACTTACGTGATATCTTTTTCGCCTATTGACATTTTCAATTCCCATAGTATATAAtaccttttaaaaattatatacaaTATATTTACCTTAGATGTTTTTTTACTtactatttggattattttatgTTTTATTGTGAATTGATATGAGTTCAATAAACTAAAAATAGAATAGTTCTTTTATAAATTTTGTTACAGTATCTACAGCTaatttttatgattattattttaatataatgTGCGCTAAGTATATATATTGAAGTTTTATATTCTCTTACTCTCTATTGTTTATATAGATTTATTTAcaagatttttgagttttgataGTTATTGATGAAATATTTTCTAAATGTTAAATTTCATTGAAAGTATAAATAGATAATCACTAAAAATGTATTATTAAATCTATCTctgtttattttttgttttacttgCATTAAGTATATGTAAGGGTCTATATTTAATAGGGATAGAAAATAGGTTAATCGATAGATAATATGGATACTTATATTATTCATGACTTCTTGAATGCGATTACTTTTGGGAAAATTTTTATTCTTCCAAATtggaggaacccccaatttgagtctTTGCAAATGTTACCCATGGGTTATCCGCTAAGTAtctattttctaaatggataatatagaTTTTATCCATATTTGATCAATTTTTAAAAAGTCCATTATCTAACatatttttagtggataatatggatgaATAATTATCTTTTTATCCATTTCACCGCCACTAAGTGCATGTATAAAATTACACCCTCTTCTTCTTAGTTGTGCAaatagatttttgagttttaattattaataaaattactAATATGAATAAAATTATGCTCATTTCTTTCATTATTCGATGCCATTAAATTAAATatttgattattatttttcatCTTGAAAATGTTCAGACGACAAAATAGGTATTTAAAAGATTCAACAGAGATGAAGGGAAAAAAATGTTTATTGCTAAAAGTTGGAAGGGAATTTGATTCTTAAAGCAAAGATGGAGTGTAAATATTTTTCATCCTTCATTAAAGGATTTGTCATTTTTTCCTAATTATCCTGTGTTTTGTGTTTTATTACTAATACTTGCTACATTATTAGAATCGTATTTTCTACTATAATACTTTGAAAGAAAAATGTTTTTCTGTTAAATTAACGTTATATCACAAGAAACAATTAAGTAAAACTGATAATACAAAATGACAAAGACTTGGTCATGTATGCTTCTATCAAACtagcaatttttatttttttttgttaaaggGCGGTATTTATATAACTACTGACCAAAAATACATTACACAGTATTGTCATTGCTGGGGTACTGTAGCTCCCCCAGCAATGCAATGTTATGAGTTATAGAGTCAATATTACATGCTATAAAATCCCTAACAACTTCAGTTCCTAGGATGTctgcccaaaatacatgctcGGTAAGTAATGCAATCTTTTTCGTCATTTACACTCCACAGCAATAGCATAGGAATTTCAATAGTAGAAATGACACTAGTTAACAGAGCTGCTATTTAGGAATTAACCAGTGtatccaaaattttaattttttagttCAATTTTTGGGGACAAAAATATTCTGAGTTATCC
The Nicotiana sylvestris chromosome 11, ASM39365v2, whole genome shotgun sequence DNA segment above includes these coding regions:
- the LOC138880745 gene encoding uncharacterized protein produces the protein MRSCLKKEKLIMAMIHVRNTGHLGQKEGLKKNSLEGKIGGDEPYYLSDEAASFETDPDDVDDEGEGEVQQKVKARRRKTQRRVSIEKYVNEPTRVRVKCKKASCPWLLVASYDSRTKDFVVKNYNPVHKCDPTNRNKLCNSKFLAKRFNERIKEQPNIRIFKFQELIRKKLGLYVGRTVCRRAKNIVLNEIMGDHKLEYGRILDYRDELFRFNPGSTCVVKLSEGTFEGGKKIGQLLVAVCKDENNQMLPLAWAVVEIENMHTWRWFVNLLKSDLQLGDGTNLTIITDMQKGLENAIADLLPNSKHRMCARHILANWSKKWRGIERRNYFWRCARSTYE